Proteins from a genomic interval of Neovison vison isolate M4711 chromosome 4, ASM_NN_V1, whole genome shotgun sequence:
- the MYL7 gene encoding myosin regulatory light chain 2, atrial isoform, which produces MASRKAGTRGKAAATKQAQRGSSNVFSMFEQAQIQEFKEAFSCIDQNRDGIICKSDLRETYSQLGKVSVPEEELDAMLQEGKGPINFTVFLTLFGEKLNGTDPEEAILSAFRMFDPNGKGVVNKDEFKQLLLTQADKFSLAEVEQMFALTPMDLAGDIDYKSLCYIITHGDEKEE; this is translated from the exons ATG GCCAGCAGGAAGGCGGGGACCCGGGGCAAGGCTGCGGCCACCAAGCAGGCCCAACGAGGCTCTTCCAATGTGTTCTCCATGTTTGAGCAAGCCCAGATCCAGGAGTTTAAGGAA GCCTTCAGCTGCATCGACCAGAACCGTGATGGCATCATCTGCAAGTCAGACCTTCGGGAGACATACTCCCAGCTGG GGAAGGTGAGCGTTCCGGAAGAGGAGCTGGACGCCATGCTGCAGGAGGGGAAGGGCCCCATCAACTTCACCGTCTTCCTCACGCTCTTCGGGGAGAAGCTGAACG GGACGGACCCCGAGGAAGCCATCCTGAGCGCCTTCCGCATGTTCGACCCCAATGGCAAGGGTGTGGTGAACAAGGATGA GTTCAAGCAGCTTCTCCTGACCCAGGCAGACAAGTTCTCTCTGGCTGAG gtGGAGCAGATGTTCGCCCTGACACCCATGGACCTGGCGGGGGACATTGACTACAAGTCTCTGTGCTACATCATCACCCACGGGGACGAGAAGGAGGAGTGA